The following proteins come from a genomic window of Nostoc sp. TCL26-01:
- a CDS encoding DNA-directed RNA polymerase subunit gamma, whose translation MRPAQTNQFDYVKIGLASPERIRQWGERTLPNGQLVGEVTKPETINYRTLKPEMDGLFCERIFGPAKDWECHCGKYKRVRHRGIVCERCGVEVTESRVRRHRMGYIKLAAPVAHVWYLKGIPSYISILLDMPLRDVEQIVYFNSYVVLSPGNAETLTYKQLLSEDQWLEIEDQIYSEDSQLQGVEVGIGAEALLRLLADINLEQEAESLREEIGTAKGQKRAKLIKRLRVIDNFIATGSKPEWMVMTVIPVIPPDLRPMVQLDGGRFATSDLNDLYRRVINRNNRLARLQEILAPEIIVRNEKRMLQEAVDALIDNGRRGRTVVGANNRPLKSLSDIIEGKQGRFRQNLLGKRVDYSGRSVIVVGPKLKIHQCGLPREMAIELFQPFVINRLIRSGMVNNIKAAKKLISRNDPSVWDVLEEVIEGHPVMLNRAPTLHRLGIQAFEPILVEGRAIQLHPLVCPAFNADFDGDQMAVHVPLSLESQAEARLLMLASNNILSPATGRPIITPSQDMVLGAYYLTAENPHAIKGAGNYFASLDDVIMAFQQEQVDLHAYIFVRFDGELESDQPDTEPLEVKDNEDGSRTLLYKYRRVREDAQGNLISQYIRTTPGRVIYNKAIQEALAS comes from the coding sequence ATGAGACCTGCCCAAACTAATCAGTTTGACTACGTAAAAATTGGCTTGGCATCACCAGAACGGATTCGCCAATGGGGTGAGCGTACATTACCCAATGGTCAGTTAGTCGGTGAAGTCACTAAACCAGAAACGATTAACTACCGTACTCTTAAGCCAGAAATGGATGGCTTATTTTGTGAGCGCATCTTTGGCCCTGCTAAAGATTGGGAATGCCATTGTGGTAAATATAAGAGAGTACGCCATAGAGGAATTGTCTGTGAGCGTTGCGGCGTGGAAGTCACCGAATCACGAGTGCGCCGTCATCGCATGGGGTATATTAAACTCGCAGCCCCAGTTGCCCACGTTTGGTATCTCAAAGGGATTCCTAGCTATATCTCCATTTTGCTAGATATGCCTTTGCGGGATGTGGAGCAAATTGTCTATTTCAACTCTTATGTTGTCCTCAGTCCTGGCAATGCAGAAACCTTAACCTACAAGCAACTACTGAGTGAAGACCAGTGGTTAGAAATTGAGGATCAAATTTATAGTGAAGATTCTCAACTGCAAGGTGTAGAAGTAGGTATTGGTGCTGAAGCACTGTTGCGCTTACTAGCTGATATTAATCTAGAGCAAGAAGCTGAAAGCCTGCGGGAAGAAATTGGTACTGCCAAAGGCCAAAAACGAGCCAAATTAATTAAACGCCTGCGGGTAATTGACAACTTTATCGCTACTGGTTCCAAGCCAGAGTGGATGGTGATGACAGTTATTCCCGTGATTCCACCAGATTTGCGCCCAATGGTGCAATTAGACGGGGGACGGTTTGCTACCAGCGATTTGAATGACTTATATCGGCGAGTAATTAACCGAAATAATCGTCTGGCTCGCTTGCAAGAGATTTTAGCACCGGAAATTATTGTGCGGAACGAAAAGCGGATGTTGCAAGAAGCAGTAGACGCTTTGATTGACAATGGTCGGCGGGGACGTACAGTGGTAGGGGCCAATAACCGACCCCTAAAATCTTTGTCTGACATTATTGAGGGTAAACAAGGACGTTTCCGGCAAAACTTGTTGGGTAAACGGGTTGACTACTCTGGACGTTCCGTAATTGTGGTGGGGCCGAAACTGAAGATTCACCAATGCGGTTTGCCTAGAGAAATGGCAATTGAGCTATTTCAGCCATTTGTAATTAATCGCCTGATTCGTAGCGGCATGGTGAATAACATCAAGGCGGCGAAAAAGTTGATTTCTCGCAATGACCCTAGTGTTTGGGATGTACTGGAAGAAGTAATTGAAGGACACCCAGTCATGCTCAACCGTGCGCCGACGTTACACCGTTTGGGGATTCAAGCTTTTGAACCAATTTTAGTGGAAGGTCGAGCTATTCAGTTACATCCTCTGGTATGTCCAGCGTTTAACGCCGACTTTGACGGTGACCAAATGGCGGTACACGTTCCCCTATCGTTAGAAAGTCAGGCGGAAGCGCGGTTGCTGATGTTGGCTTCTAATAATATTTTGTCGCCAGCTACAGGTAGACCAATTATTACACCTAGTCAAGATATGGTACTAGGAGCCTACTATCTGACGGCAGAAAATCCCCACGCCATCAAAGGTGCAGGTAATTATTTTGCTTCTTTGGATGATGTGATTATGGCATTCCAGCAAGAGCAAGTAGACTTACACGCCTATATCTTTGTCCGGTTTGACGGTGAACTAGAATCTGACCAACCAGATACAGAACCGCTAGAGGTCAAAGATAACGAAGATGGTAGCCGGACTTTACTTTATAAGTATCGTCGAGTTAGAGAAGATGCCCAGGGAAATCTCATTTCTCAGTATATACGCACAACACCGGGTCGCGTTATTTACAATAAAGCGATTCAAGAAGCACTAGCAAGTTAG
- the rpoB gene encoding DNA-directed RNA polymerase subunit beta, which yields MTSENYIEPAFLLPDLIEIQRSSFRWFLEEGLIEELNSFSPITDYTGKLELHFLGHNYKLKEPKYSVEEAKRRDSTYAVQMYVPTRLLNKETGDIKEQEVFIGDLPLMTDRGTFIINGAERVIVNQIVRSPGVYYKSEIDKNGRRTYSASLIPNRGAWLKFETDRNDLVWVRIDKTRKLSAQVLLKALGLSDNEIFDALRHPEYFQKTIEKEGQFSEEEALMELYRKLRPGEPPTVLGGQQLLDSRFFDPKRYDLGRVGRYKLNKKLRLSVPDTVRVLTPGDILAAVDYLINLEYDIGSIDDIDHLGNRRVRSVGELLQNQVRVGLNRLERIIRERMTVSDAEVLTPASLVNPKPLVAAIKEFFGSSQLSQFMDQTNPLAELTHKRRLSALGPGGLTRERAGFAVRDIHPSHYGRICPIETPEGPNAGLIGSLATHARVNQYGFLETPFRPVENGLVRFDLPPVYMTADEEDDLRTATGDIPLDENGYIKGPQVPVRYRQDWATTTPEQVDYVAVSPVQIVSVATSMIPFLEHDDANRALMGSNMQRQAVPLLKPERPLVGTGLEAQGARDSGMVIVSRTDGDVVYVDATEIRVRVSGQFPAVTGKTTDHGQLTSHKGQEIRYTLSKYQRSNQDTCLNQKPLVRIGERVVAGQVLADGSSTEGGELALGQNIVVAYMPWEGYNYEDAILISERLVQDDIYTSIHIEKYEIEARQTKLGPEEITREIPNVGEDALRQLDEQGIIRIGAWVEAGDILVGKVTPKGESDQPPEEKLLRAIFGEKARDVRDNSLRVPNGEKGRVVDVRLFTREQGDELPPGANMVVRVYVAQKRKIQVGDKMAGRHGNKGIISRILPMEDMPYLPDGSPVDIVLNPLGVPSRMNVGQVFECLLGWAGHNLGVRFKITPFDEMYGEESSRKIVHGKLQEARDETGKDWLYNPDDSGKIMVFDGRTGEPFDRPVTVGVAYMLKLVHLVDDKIHARSTGPYSLVTQQPLGGKAQQGGQRFGEMEVWALEAFGSAYTLQELLTVKSDDMQGRNEALNAIVKGKAIPRPGTPESFKVLMRELQSLGLDIAVHKVETQADGSSLDVEVDLMADQSARRTPPRPTYESLSRDSLDDDE from the coding sequence ATGACTAGCGAAAATTATATTGAACCCGCCTTTTTATTGCCCGATTTGATTGAAATCCAGCGTTCCAGCTTTCGCTGGTTTTTGGAAGAAGGGCTGATTGAAGAACTTAACTCCTTTAGTCCTATTACAGACTATACAGGCAAATTAGAACTGCATTTTTTAGGACATAATTACAAACTCAAGGAGCCAAAATACAGCGTCGAAGAAGCCAAGCGCCGGGACAGTACCTACGCCGTACAGATGTATGTCCCCACACGCTTGCTGAATAAAGAAACCGGCGACATTAAAGAACAAGAAGTATTTATTGGGGATCTGCCGTTGATGACCGATCGCGGTACGTTTATTATTAACGGAGCCGAGCGAGTCATCGTCAATCAAATTGTGCGATCGCCAGGAGTATACTACAAATCAGAAATAGACAAAAACGGTCGGCGGACATATTCAGCCAGTCTCATTCCCAACCGAGGCGCATGGCTAAAATTTGAAACAGACCGGAACGATTTAGTGTGGGTACGCATCGACAAAACCCGCAAACTCTCAGCCCAAGTACTATTAAAAGCATTAGGTTTATCAGATAACGAAATCTTTGATGCCCTACGCCACCCAGAGTACTTCCAAAAAACCATCGAAAAAGAAGGACAATTTTCCGAAGAAGAAGCCCTGATGGAGTTGTACCGTAAACTCCGTCCTGGTGAACCACCAACAGTATTAGGTGGACAACAACTGTTAGACTCTCGCTTCTTCGACCCCAAACGTTATGACTTGGGTCGCGTCGGCAGATACAAACTCAACAAAAAATTACGGCTATCAGTCCCCGATACCGTCCGCGTCCTCACCCCAGGCGACATCTTAGCAGCCGTCGATTACCTGATCAACCTGGAATACGATATCGGTAGTATCGATGACATCGACCACTTAGGCAACCGTCGGGTGAGAAGCGTCGGTGAATTGCTACAAAACCAAGTCCGAGTAGGCTTAAACCGCTTAGAAAGAATTATCCGGGAACGGATGACCGTATCCGATGCCGAAGTCCTCACCCCTGCCTCCTTGGTGAACCCCAAACCATTGGTGGCAGCCATCAAAGAATTCTTTGGTTCCAGCCAATTAAGTCAGTTCATGGATCAAACCAATCCTCTAGCAGAACTGACCCACAAACGCCGACTCTCCGCCCTCGGCCCTGGTGGTTTAACCAGAGAACGGGCAGGCTTTGCCGTGCGAGACATCCATCCTTCCCACTACGGACGCATCTGTCCCATCGAAACACCAGAAGGCCCCAACGCCGGCTTGATTGGTTCCTTGGCAACTCATGCGCGTGTCAACCAGTATGGCTTCCTCGAAACACCATTCCGACCAGTGGAAAATGGCTTGGTGAGATTTGACTTACCGCCAGTTTACATGACCGCCGACGAAGAAGACGACCTGCGGACAGCTACAGGTGATATCCCCTTAGATGAAAATGGATACATCAAAGGGCCACAAGTTCCCGTGCGTTATCGGCAAGACTGGGCAACAACCACACCAGAGCAAGTAGACTACGTAGCCGTATCCCCAGTCCAGATTGTCTCCGTTGCGACTAGCATGATTCCCTTCCTGGAACATGACGACGCTAACCGCGCCCTCATGGGTTCCAATATGCAACGGCAAGCAGTACCCTTGCTCAAACCAGAACGGCCGCTGGTAGGAACGGGACTAGAAGCTCAAGGTGCGAGAGACTCAGGGATGGTAATTGTCTCCCGGACTGATGGCGATGTCGTTTATGTCGATGCGACGGAAATTCGTGTCCGAGTTAGTGGTCAGTTTCCAGCCGTTACAGGCAAAACTACAGATCATGGACAATTAACAAGTCACAAAGGACAAGAAATTAGATACACCCTTTCTAAATATCAGCGTTCTAACCAAGATACCTGTTTAAACCAAAAACCCCTGGTGCGGATTGGGGAACGGGTAGTAGCTGGGCAAGTACTAGCAGATGGTTCCTCCACAGAAGGGGGAGAATTAGCACTAGGGCAAAATATCGTCGTCGCTTATATGCCTTGGGAAGGTTATAACTACGAAGACGCGATTTTGATTTCTGAGCGACTGGTACAGGATGATATTTATACCTCAATTCACATTGAGAAATACGAAATTGAAGCCCGTCAGACAAAGCTAGGCCCAGAAGAAATTACCAGAGAAATTCCCAACGTCGGGGAAGATGCTTTACGGCAATTAGATGAGCAAGGTATCATCCGGATCGGCGCTTGGGTAGAAGCTGGCGACATCTTGGTCGGTAAAGTTACACCCAAAGGTGAATCAGATCAACCCCCAGAAGAAAAATTGCTTAGAGCAATTTTCGGGGAAAAAGCGCGGGATGTGCGAGACAATTCTCTGCGTGTACCCAACGGGGAAAAAGGGCGCGTTGTAGACGTACGCTTATTTACTCGTGAACAAGGGGATGAATTGCCACCGGGAGCCAACATGGTAGTCCGGGTATATGTGGCTCAAAAGCGGAAAATCCAAGTTGGCGACAAAATGGCAGGACGACACGGAAATAAAGGGATTATTTCCCGGATATTGCCGATGGAAGATATGCCTTATTTGCCCGATGGCTCACCTGTAGATATCGTCCTCAATCCTTTGGGTGTACCCAGCCGGATGAACGTGGGACAAGTATTTGAATGTCTATTGGGTTGGGCTGGTCATAACTTGGGTGTCCGGTTTAAGATTACCCCCTTCGATGAAATGTATGGTGAGGAGTCATCCCGGAAAATTGTCCACGGCAAATTGCAAGAAGCACGGGACGAAACCGGGAAAGACTGGTTGTATAACCCAGATGATTCCGGGAAGATCATGGTCTTTGACGGCCGGACTGGTGAACCCTTTGATCGACCCGTCACCGTTGGTGTGGCTTATATGTTGAAGCTGGTACACCTAGTAGACGACAAGATTCACGCCCGTTCTACAGGCCCCTACTCTCTGGTTACTCAGCAGCCCTTGGGTGGCAAAGCTCAACAAGGTGGTCAGAGGTTTGGAGAAATGGAGGTGTGGGCGTTGGAAGCCTTCGGTTCAGCTTACACCTTGCAGGAATTGCTGACGGTGAAATCTGACGATATGCAAGGACGGAATGAAGCCTTAAATGCGATCGTTAAAGGTAAAGCCATTCCCAGACCAGGAACGCCAGAATCCTTTAAGGTGTTGATGCGAGAATTGCAATCCTTGGGATTAGACATTGCAGTTCATAAAGTCGAAACCCAAGCCGATGGTAGTTCCTTGGATGTGGAAGTCGATTTAATGGCAGACCAATCAGCTAGACGTACTCCCCCCCGTCCCACCTACGAATCTCTCTCCCGTGACTCTCTAGATGATGATGAGTAG